The following coding sequences lie in one Rutidosis leptorrhynchoides isolate AG116_Rl617_1_P2 chromosome 4, CSIRO_AGI_Rlap_v1, whole genome shotgun sequence genomic window:
- the LOC139840907 gene encoding uncharacterized protein: MNQLDYQNLLYLHPSEGPGSLAVQEKLTGAQNYRSWRRSIEIALSTKRKSGFITGTVTRPVDDEVRAEQWDTCNDMVISWLMSSVSDPIAKSIMFIGTSVEIWRQLEKHFALSNGSRKYKLHRETYSMEQQGIVINEYYTKMKCIWEELDSMNQLPRVTNLTPEIRAFLAAYNQQKEEQHLFQFLNGLDEQFSSLRSQLLLMTPLPSVESACSMLQQEESQREMFSSFETTALYSKNSQPAKTVQPVQSGQPDKCATCGHKWHSPDKCWERIGYPVWHYKYKQQERAKQASFGKVKPGQGKRTAANVQGGNIVFTTEQFEQLLKCLPPLAQKDTQSNDDSDNEIDHHFAAGISSTNLSKLNVWILDTGATDHITPMSKCLSNSKSLFWKPKIKLPNVDSSVISHIGTVKLDNGMGLKDVLVVPDFKFSLLSVPKLTKDKSCDVIFFSQFCVIQDLVTKKVMGLGKRRNDLY, translated from the coding sequence ATGAATCAACTCGATTACCAGAATCTGTTGTACTTGCATCCATCGGAAGGTCCAGGTTCACTTGCTGTTCAGGAGAAGCTAACAGGAGCACAGAACTATCGCTCATGGAGAAGATCCATAGAAATTGCATTGTCTACTAAGAGAAAGTCAGGTTTTATCACTGGAACTGTTACTCGACCTGTTGATGATGAAGTTCGTGCTGAACAATGGGACACCTGTAACGATATGGTGATAAGCTGGCTCATGAGCTCTGTGTCTGATCCTATTGCTAAATCTATCATGTTCATTGGAACATCTGTTGAGATCTGGAGACAGCTTGAAAAACACTTTGCTCTAAGCAATGGATCTAGGAAGTATAAGCTTCATAGAGAGACCTATTCTATGGAACAACAAGGTATAGTGATTAATGAGTATTATACAAAAATGAAGTGTATTTGGGAAGAGTTAGACTCTATGAATCAATTGCCTAGGGTTACTAACTTGACACCTGAGATAAGGGCTTTTCTTGCTGCTTACAATCAGCAAAAGGAAGAGCAGCATTTATTTCAGTTCTTGAATGGTCTAGATGAACAATTTAGTTCATTAAGGAGTCAATTACTGCTAATGACTCCTTTGCCTAGTGTTGAAAGTGCTTGTTCCATGCTGCAACAAGAGGAATCACAACGTGAGATGTTTTCAAGCTTTGAAACCACTGCACTTTATAGTAAGAATAGTCAGCCTGCTAAGACTGTTCAACCTGTTCAATCTGGTCAACCAGATAAATGTGCAACTTGTGGACATAAATGGCATTCTCCAGATAAGTGTTGGGAAAGAATTGGTTATCCTGTGTGGCATTATAAGTATAAGCAACAAGAAAGGGCAAAACAAGCAAGTTTTGGTAAAGTTAAACCTGGTCAAGGCAAAAGGACTGCAGCTAATGTTCAAGGGGGTAACATTGTGTTTACTACAGAGCAATTTGAGCAGTTACTAAAATGTCTTCCACCTTTGGCACAAAAGGATACTCAAAGCAATGATGATTCTGATAATGAAATTGATCATCACTTTGCTGCAGGTATATCCTCTACTAATTTGTCAAAATTGAATGTGTGGATACTTGATACTGGTGCTACTGATCACATTACACCAATGTCAAAATGTCTTAGTAATTCTAAATCTTTGTTCTGGAAACCAAAGATTAAATTACCAAATGTAGATTCATCTGTTATATCTCACATAGGAACTGTTAAGCTTGATAATGGAATGGGATTAAAAGATGTATTGGTGGTACCTGATTTCAAATTTAGTCTGCTATCTGTACCAAAGTTGACTAAGGACAAATCTtgtgatgttattttcttttcacAATTTTGTGTCATTCAGGACTTGGTGACAAAGAAGGTCATGGGATTGGGTAAAAGAAGGAATGATCTCTACTAA